The Prevotella sp. E9-3 genome has a window encoding:
- the folK gene encoding 2-amino-4-hydroxy-6-hydroxymethyldihydropteridine diphosphokinase gives MKNLNSDFHTVYLGLGSNLGNSQETILMAYKEIEKLIGTIVRQSAFYISEPWGFESAHLFTNTVICVSTRLKPHEVLRQTQTIERSLGKNSSHATERTVTANQQPLIHYHDRPIDIDILLYDDLHIDTPDLKIPHPLMQERDFVMKPLREILQ, from the coding sequence GTGAAGAATCTGAATTCTGATTTTCATACCGTTTACCTGGGACTCGGTTCCAACCTTGGCAACAGCCAGGAAACCATCCTCATGGCCTATAAAGAAATAGAAAAGCTGATTGGCACCATCGTGCGCCAATCAGCTTTCTATATATCTGAACCATGGGGATTTGAGTCAGCCCATCTGTTCACCAATACCGTTATCTGTGTCAGCACCCGACTCAAGCCTCACGAGGTGTTGAGGCAAACACAGACCATCGAACGCTCTTTAGGCAAAAACAGTTCTCACGCCACCGAGCGCACTGTCACCGCCAACCAGCAACCGCTCATCCACTACCATGACCGCCCAATAGACATAGACATTCTTCTCTACGACGATCTTCACATCGACACCCCCGATCTGAAAATCCCCCATCCGTTGATGCAGGAAAGGGACTTTGTAATGAAACCACTACGAGAAATTCTGCAATAA
- the rpsO gene encoding 30S ribosomal protein S15 has product MYLDQAKKAEIFGQYGKDAKDTGSVESQVALFTYRIKHLTEHLKQNHKDHVTARSLTMMVGRRRKLLKYLYNTDINRYRALIKALGLRK; this is encoded by the coding sequence ATGTATCTCGATCAAGCAAAAAAAGCAGAGATTTTCGGCCAGTATGGCAAAGACGCTAAGGACACTGGTTCAGTAGAGAGCCAGGTGGCTTTGTTCACCTATCGTATTAAGCACCTCACTGAGCACCTGAAACAGAACCACAAGGATCACGTGACCGCTCGTTCACTGACCATGATGGTAGGTCGTCGTCGTAAGTTGCTGAAGTACCTCTACAACACTGACATTAATCGCTACCGTGCCCTCATCAAGGCTCTGGGTCTGCGTAAATAA
- a CDS encoding C10 family peptidase, whose amino-acid sequence MNRSFLLLLMLYVTSIIWADVEISEKNFPDPNFRNWILSQPFGKDGVLSDKEIADITEMNVSNKNIHDLKGIEYFTALESLNLDKNQVKYIDVSKNKELVYLRVERNQLTSLDVSKNEAMRFLMCGGNSLTELNTSGCTALERIRCWHNQFNGAIMDSLIRNLPIVTKAELCIRSNTNDRNTMTSSQVTAAKAKGWLPKHLVERTWEEYAGTEPLPVVITDELIRDSLVVLSQFVFSEEVKPLIKTQWGQHYPFNLLCPETDNNNGENTYKLAGCGPVAMAQVVNYHRYPSMSPDGKYEYDWSQMFHSLTSNVQKEGIVAVAKLISDCGVSSFTEYGDERSSTSLSYIMGAMKRLFGYSNYMSIYNRSDFETPKRDSLYRQLIFSELKAGRPVLYRGTNEKGEGHLFIIDGCKKGKVHVNMGWGGNDNGYYELSDLGGYGQQHWMLVDVADNSYQAETKEVTISEAGTLVKLLTPEERLTTRHIKLKGKMNGIDFFTLREMSKKGLLRTVDMEQVEMEALPDTAFSDCYYLSHFVAPRTLKRIGNRSFFRCRNLNYAVFHDGLQEVGNAAFSGCENLLAVRLPSTTTKIGYNAYTSCNTLLSVTIPEGLLDIGNYAFSYCSHLYSINLPKSLRNIGKEVFKNCNRLTHIRLHSENPFYKVNEENELIPISTSTPKF is encoded by the coding sequence ATGAACAGATCTTTCCTCTTGCTGCTCATGCTGTATGTGACAAGTATCATATGGGCAGACGTTGAAATCAGCGAAAAGAACTTCCCTGACCCGAATTTCCGAAATTGGATACTGTCGCAGCCATTTGGCAAAGACGGTGTGCTGTCTGACAAGGAGATTGCTGACATTACGGAGATGAATGTGTCAAACAAAAACATTCATGACCTGAAGGGAATAGAATACTTTACGGCATTGGAAAGCCTTAACTTAGACAAGAACCAAGTCAAGTACATCGATGTCTCGAAAAATAAGGAATTGGTATATCTAAGGGTTGAACGGAACCAGTTAACCTCACTTGACGTTTCGAAAAATGAAGCGATGCGATTCTTGATGTGTGGCGGCAATTCTCTTACAGAACTTAACACGTCAGGATGTACTGCACTCGAACGGATACGCTGTTGGCACAATCAGTTCAATGGTGCGATCATGGATTCTCTGATAAGGAACCTGCCAATTGTCACTAAGGCAGAACTATGTATCAGAAGCAATACAAATGATCGGAATACGATGACTTCTTCACAGGTGACTGCGGCAAAAGCTAAAGGATGGTTGCCAAAACATCTCGTAGAGCGCACATGGGAAGAATATGCTGGCACCGAGCCTCTTCCTGTAGTGATTACTGATGAGCTAATCAGGGATTCGTTAGTAGTATTATCACAATTTGTCTTTTCAGAAGAAGTAAAACCTCTTATAAAGACTCAATGGGGACAGCATTACCCATTCAACCTGCTATGCCCTGAGACAGACAATAATAATGGTGAGAATACTTACAAACTGGCTGGCTGTGGCCCTGTGGCTATGGCTCAGGTGGTGAATTATCACCGCTATCCGTCAATGAGCCCTGATGGGAAGTATGAATATGACTGGAGCCAGATGTTCCACTCGCTGACTTCTAACGTGCAGAAAGAGGGAATAGTTGCTGTAGCAAAGCTCATCAGCGACTGCGGCGTATCATCCTTTACCGAATATGGAGACGAACGGAGCAGCACTTCACTTTCGTATATTATGGGTGCAATGAAGCGTCTTTTCGGATATAGCAACTATATGAGCATCTACAACCGCTCTGATTTTGAAACACCTAAGCGAGACAGCTTGTACCGACAGCTTATTTTCTCGGAACTGAAGGCAGGAAGGCCCGTTCTCTATCGAGGAACCAATGAAAAGGGAGAAGGACATCTGTTTATCATTGATGGATGCAAGAAAGGCAAGGTACATGTAAACATGGGATGGGGTGGCAATGATAACGGCTACTACGAATTAAGCGATTTGGGAGGCTATGGTCAGCAACATTGGATGCTGGTTGATGTGGCCGACAACAGTTATCAGGCAGAAACGAAAGAGGTTACCATTAGCGAGGCAGGCACCCTTGTAAAACTTCTCACACCAGAAGAGCGGCTTACTACTCGCCACATCAAACTGAAAGGAAAGATGAATGGTATAGACTTTTTCACTCTTCGGGAGATGTCGAAGAAAGGCCTGCTTCGTACTGTTGATATGGAACAGGTTGAGATGGAGGCATTACCTGATACCGCATTCTCTGATTGCTACTATCTGTCTCACTTCGTAGCACCACGAACATTGAAACGAATAGGAAATCGTTCCTTCTTTCGTTGCCGTAATCTCAATTATGCAGTATTTCATGATGGACTCCAGGAAGTGGGAAATGCGGCTTTTAGCGGATGCGAAAATCTTCTTGCCGTGAGACTGCCATCAACAACGACTAAGATAGGCTATAATGCCTACACATCGTGCAATACACTTCTTTCTGTCACAATCCCTGAAGGCTTATTGGACATTGGCAATTATGCCTTTTCCTATTGCAGTCACCTTTATTCCATCAACCTCCCCAAATCTCTCCGCAATATTGGCAAGGAAGTATTCAAAAACTGCAACCGTCTGACACATATCCGCCTTCATTCTGAGAATCCCTTTTACAAGGTTAATGAAGAAAATGAATTAATACCAATATCTACATCCACGCCTAAATTTTAG
- a CDS encoding RagB/SusD family nutrient uptake outer membrane protein: MKKLSFAVLSLFISLLPMKGQTVNFNEESTYQTLYRMLASPFDDNGLGDIDNYDTGSTDFVRMLWNLNELPTDEAMCWWNDPGIPELNWNQWTHQTSSPKCMFWRLYIGIFNANLYLENAPAELKQRRAEVRFLRALFYFHVLDLFGNAPLMTSTNINLFGRYYEYARAAGIDTSIMTEEEFISKCQAYEDNTVVRPEQVGCTTLFNFIVSELKSCETDLPVPGSESYARPSKAAAWLLLARLYLNAFVYTGTSQWELAREYAKKVIDSNAYALCSNYRYLFMGDNATNGAQHETLFAIDATQRPYSWGCTTYLIASTVNSKYDNGITERWETGVHARGDIVNKFQLNADDRALFYTEGRSQVVETFDDSRQGYGFVKFTNVFSDGTSPGTQFADTDFPLMRLAEAYLTIAEADARLNNGTCTPEGISMLNKLRTRAHANELPTVTLNDIADEWAREFMFEGRRRSDLIRMNLFTGGNYLWDWKGGQRSGIAISDHLSRFPLPEEIMVLKSDYQQNPGYMDINKVTLDETFALSTTSDTEHPISLRNVERLDFSWNTPGITGADPSELTIRLQMSPSGNFGQTTNSDEIIPYTGYTYYPFFNGEINTEELNMALLSWKRVKRWSDCPQTIDIYFRCVATIGRRESVSNVVKLTVVPYANNINSTNFYLIGDGIGDGKQLRESAGIGTSMIPMDIDIESYSLESGWYSAGKFTQTVYLKEDKPFWICRMKQGYYMYSSDGTLNGTEYNSYTENIMPDAGQMFTVKESGTYEVTLDFNVQWKKNDNGEWQHPPYLTLKKVDDIEGQVNSVALSGVGSATLKQCPGSFVWYGNVTVQQTGRLHFLVAGVPWGDSGSSFGYAKPGNEEMIVPAGNYVVTFNAATGFYDFYNTNDTRFIWESSPFSLMWQRTLEQTFGNFYYIGWLNNWNIADDSYLLENKDGLIYQITIPSPEVNVEGWFKIASEEAIRTRDWNEYFITAPYDGCEDLEGYLTYDKNMGGAWKLPALTDGDTHYLLQFNMVSKRYKFTPVNPTGISEVSGSKAVLPTIYNLNGIRVKKGIRQLSKGLYIIGGKKIVVR; the protein is encoded by the coding sequence ATGAAAAAATTATCCTTTGCTGTGCTATCGTTGTTCATATCCTTATTACCCATGAAAGGACAAACAGTAAACTTCAACGAAGAGAGCACTTATCAAACTTTATATCGTATGTTGGCTAGTCCATTCGATGATAACGGCTTGGGCGATATTGACAACTACGATACTGGTTCCACCGACTTTGTAAGAATGTTATGGAACCTCAACGAGTTGCCCACCGACGAGGCCATGTGCTGGTGGAACGATCCTGGCATTCCGGAGCTAAACTGGAACCAATGGACTCATCAGACAAGTTCACCGAAATGTATGTTCTGGCGTCTTTATATCGGTATCTTCAATGCAAACCTTTATTTAGAGAATGCTCCAGCCGAACTGAAACAGCGTCGTGCTGAGGTGCGTTTCCTGCGCGCCTTGTTCTATTTCCACGTCCTTGACTTGTTCGGCAATGCTCCACTGATGACCTCAACTAATATTAACCTTTTTGGCAGATATTACGAATATGCCAGGGCTGCAGGCATCGATACCAGCATCATGACTGAAGAAGAGTTCATAAGCAAATGTCAGGCATACGAGGATAACACCGTTGTACGACCCGAACAGGTTGGGTGCACGACTTTGTTTAACTTTATTGTCTCTGAACTGAAATCTTGCGAGACCGATCTCCCCGTGCCTGGTAGCGAAAGCTATGCCCGTCCGTCAAAAGCTGCTGCATGGCTGCTGCTGGCCCGTCTCTACCTGAATGCCTTTGTCTATACTGGCACGTCACAGTGGGAATTGGCTCGCGAATATGCCAAGAAAGTCATTGACAGCAATGCATACGCCCTGTGCAGCAACTACCGTTATCTCTTCATGGGCGACAATGCCACGAATGGTGCACAACACGAAACCTTGTTTGCCATCGATGCAACCCAACGCCCATATTCATGGGGCTGTACCACCTATCTGATAGCCTCAACAGTCAATTCGAAATATGACAACGGTATTACTGAACGTTGGGAAACTGGTGTTCACGCTCGTGGAGACATTGTGAATAAGTTCCAACTGAATGCAGACGACCGTGCCTTGTTCTATACGGAAGGGCGTTCACAGGTTGTTGAAACTTTCGACGACAGCCGTCAGGGATATGGGTTCGTGAAGTTCACCAATGTATTCTCCGATGGCACATCGCCTGGTACACAGTTTGCCGACACCGACTTCCCGTTGATGCGACTGGCCGAAGCCTACTTGACCATTGCCGAGGCGGATGCCCGTCTGAATAACGGAACATGTACGCCTGAGGGCATCAGCATGCTGAACAAGTTGCGTACCCGTGCCCATGCCAATGAGTTGCCTACAGTCACGCTTAATGACATTGCTGACGAGTGGGCTCGCGAGTTCATGTTCGAAGGTCGCCGTCGCAGCGACCTTATCCGCATGAACCTCTTCACGGGCGGCAACTATCTATGGGACTGGAAGGGTGGTCAGCGGTCAGGCATCGCCATCAGCGACCACCTGAGTCGTTTCCCTTTGCCTGAAGAAATAATGGTCTTAAAATCAGACTACCAACAGAACCCGGGCTACATGGATATCAATAAGGTTACCCTTGATGAGACGTTCGCTCTCAGCACGACAAGCGATACCGAACACCCCATTTCACTTCGCAATGTGGAAAGACTGGACTTTAGCTGGAACACGCCTGGCATCACTGGCGCAGACCCGTCTGAGTTGACTATCCGTTTGCAGATGTCGCCATCGGGCAATTTCGGTCAGACAACCAATTCAGATGAAATCATTCCTTACACTGGCTACACTTATTATCCATTCTTTAATGGCGAAATCAACACGGAGGAGTTGAATATGGCTCTGCTTAGTTGGAAGCGGGTCAAACGCTGGTCTGATTGTCCCCAAACCATTGATATATACTTTCGCTGCGTAGCTACTATCGGTCGTCGAGAAAGTGTGTCTAATGTCGTGAAGTTGACCGTCGTTCCCTATGCTAATAACATCAACTCCACAAACTTCTACCTTATAGGAGACGGCATTGGTGATGGAAAGCAGCTTCGCGAATCCGCAGGCATTGGCACTTCCATGATTCCTATGGACATCGATATTGAAAGTTATAGCCTTGAGAGCGGATGGTATAGTGCAGGAAAGTTCACCCAGACCGTCTACCTGAAAGAAGACAAGCCTTTCTGGATTTGCCGCATGAAGCAAGGCTACTACATGTACTCATCCGACGGCACCTTGAATGGCACAGAATACAATTCCTATACCGAAAACATCATGCCCGATGCCGGTCAAATGTTCACAGTCAAAGAATCGGGCACATACGAGGTTACGTTGGATTTCAACGTTCAATGGAAGAAGAACGACAATGGCGAATGGCAACACCCTCCTTACCTCACTCTGAAGAAAGTTGATGACATTGAAGGACAAGTGAACAGCGTAGCCCTTTCAGGTGTTGGCTCTGCCACCCTGAAGCAATGCCCAGGCAGTTTCGTATGGTATGGCAATGTCACAGTTCAGCAGACTGGACGCCTACACTTCTTAGTGGCAGGTGTGCCCTGGGGGGATAGCGGCAGTTCGTTTGGCTATGCCAAGCCCGGCAATGAAGAGATGATTGTTCCTGCTGGCAACTACGTTGTGACCTTTAACGCAGCCACTGGCTTCTACGACTTTTACAATACCAATGATACACGCTTCATCTGGGAGTCCTCTCCATTCAGTCTCATGTGGCAGCGCACATTGGAACAGACATTCGGTAATTTCTATTATATAGGCTGGTTGAACAATTGGAATATCGCCGACGACAGCTATCTGCTGGAGAACAAAGACGGTCTCATCTATCAAATCACCATTCCTAGTCCAGAAGTTAATGTTGAAGGTTGGTTCAAAATTGCCAGCGAGGAAGCCATCAGAACACGTGATTGGAACGAATACTTTATCACAGCTCCTTATGACGGATGTGAAGACTTGGAAGGCTACCTTACCTACGACAAAAATATGGGAGGAGCCTGGAAACTGCCTGCTCTTACCGATGGGGACACCCACTACCTCCTGCAGTTCAACATGGTATCGAAACGCTATAAGTTTACCCCTGTCAACCCGACTGGTATTAGCGAGGTCAGTGGCTCGAAAGCCGTTTTACCCACCATTTACAACCTGAACGGTATACGGGTGAAAAAGGGCATTCGTCAACTCTCCAAAGGACTATATATTATCGGTGGCAAGAAGATCGTAGTGCGCTAA
- the typA gene encoding translational GTPase TypA, whose amino-acid sequence MQDIRNIAIIAHVDHGKTTLVDKMMLAGNLFREGQDLSSQVLDANDLERERGITILSKNVSINWKGTKINIIDTPGHSDFGGEVERVLNMADGCLLLVDAFEGPMPQTRFVLQKALEIGLKPIVVVNKVDKPNCRPEEVYEMVFDLMFSLNATEDQLDFPVVYGSAKNGWMGEDYNKPTTDITYLLDKIVEVIPAPKQLEGTPQMLITSLDYSSYTGRIAVGRVHRGTLKDGMQVTLCHRDGSMEKTKIKELHTFDGMGHQRIDQVECGDICAVIGLEKFEIGDTICDIENPEPLPPIAIDEPTMSMLFMINDSPFFGKEGKFVTSRHINDRLEKELEKNLALRVKPFEDSTDKWIVSGRGVLHLSVLIETMRREGYELQVGQPQVIYKEIDGVKCEPIEELTINVPEEFASKMIDMVTRRKGEMTSMESQGERTNIEFNIPSRGIIGLRTNVLTASQGEAIMAHRFKEYQPHKGEIERRVNGSMIALETGTAYAYAIDKLQDRGKFFIDPGEDVYLGEVVGEHVHDNDLVINVCKAKQLTNVRASGTDDKARIIPKTVMSLEECLEYIKEDELVEVTPKSMRMRKIILDHDQRKKANKN is encoded by the coding sequence ATGCAGGATATTAGAAACATTGCGATTATTGCGCATGTGGACCACGGCAAAACAACGCTTGTGGACAAAATGATGCTGGCAGGCAATCTTTTCCGTGAGGGACAGGACCTCAGCAGTCAAGTACTTGATGCCAACGATCTGGAACGCGAACGTGGCATCACCATCCTTTCCAAAAACGTTTCAATTAACTGGAAAGGAACAAAAATCAACATCATCGATACTCCGGGACACTCTGACTTCGGTGGCGAGGTAGAGCGCGTGCTCAACATGGCCGACGGCTGCTTGCTGTTGGTAGATGCTTTCGAAGGCCCTATGCCTCAAACCCGCTTTGTGCTGCAAAAGGCATTGGAGATTGGACTGAAACCTATTGTGGTTGTGAACAAGGTTGACAAACCTAACTGCCGCCCCGAGGAGGTCTATGAGATGGTTTTCGACCTGATGTTCTCGCTCAATGCTACTGAAGACCAGTTAGACTTCCCCGTTGTTTATGGTTCGGCCAAGAACGGCTGGATGGGCGAAGACTACAACAAGCCAACCACAGATATTACCTATCTTCTTGATAAGATTGTCGAAGTGATTCCCGCTCCAAAGCAGTTGGAAGGCACTCCACAGATGCTGATCACCTCGCTCGACTACTCCAGCTATACAGGACGTATTGCTGTGGGACGTGTTCATCGCGGCACCTTGAAGGATGGCATGCAGGTAACGCTCTGCCATCGCGACGGTTCGATGGAGAAGACAAAGATCAAGGAGTTGCACACCTTCGACGGTATGGGTCATCAGCGCATAGACCAGGTGGAGTGCGGCGACATCTGTGCTGTCATTGGATTGGAAAAATTTGAGATTGGCGATACCATCTGCGATATTGAGAATCCGGAGCCACTGCCTCCCATTGCTATCGACGAGCCTACAATGTCGATGCTGTTCATGATCAACGACTCACCTTTCTTCGGTAAAGAAGGTAAGTTCGTTACCTCACGTCACATCAACGACCGTTTGGAAAAGGAACTGGAGAAGAACCTTGCCCTGCGCGTAAAACCTTTCGAGGATTCTACCGACAAATGGATTGTCTCGGGCCGCGGTGTGCTGCACCTCTCTGTGCTCATTGAGACCATGCGTCGCGAAGGCTACGAGTTGCAGGTGGGTCAGCCCCAGGTTATCTACAAGGAGATAGACGGTGTGAAGTGCGAGCCTATCGAAGAGCTCACCATCAATGTTCCCGAGGAGTTTGCCTCAAAGATGATTGATATGGTGACCCGTCGTAAGGGTGAGATGACCTCAATGGAGAGTCAGGGCGAGCGCACAAATATCGAGTTCAATATTCCCTCACGCGGTATCATCGGTCTGCGCACCAACGTGCTCACCGCTTCTCAGGGTGAGGCCATCATGGCTCACCGCTTCAAGGAGTATCAGCCACACAAGGGTGAGATTGAGCGCCGCGTGAACGGTTCAATGATTGCCCTGGAGACCGGCACTGCCTATGCCTATGCTATCGACAAGCTTCAGGACCGCGGTAAGTTCTTCATTGATCCAGGCGAAGACGTTTACTTGGGTGAGGTTGTGGGCGAGCATGTTCACGACAACGACCTGGTGATCAATGTTTGCAAGGCCAAGCAGCTCACCAACGTTCGTGCATCGGGTACCGACGACAAGGCTCGCATTATTCCGAAGACAGTGATGTCGCTCGAAGAATGCTTGGAGTACATCAAGGAAGACGAGCTGGTGGAGGTTACTCCAAAGTCAATGCGCATGCGTAAGATCATCCTTGACCACGACCAGCGCAAGAAGGCCAACAAGAATTAA
- a CDS encoding S-ribosylhomocysteine lyase, whose translation MEVIQSFTIDHTRLKPGIYVSRVDKGFTTFDLRITEPNKEPAVAPAAMHSLEHLMATWFRNSEAKDNVVYVGPMGCLTGMYVIMTGEYTVEDMRRLTIECLQWILTQTEVPATRPEACGNYLLHDLPMCKWESARYLDRLQHDFHCEYTKLQITLDDGKVFADA comes from the coding sequence ATGGAAGTAATACAGAGTTTCACTATCGATCATACACGCTTGAAGCCAGGCATTTACGTTTCTCGTGTGGATAAAGGGTTCACCACTTTCGACCTGCGCATCACCGAACCCAACAAAGAACCTGCTGTGGCTCCCGCCGCCATGCATAGTCTGGAGCATCTGATGGCCACATGGTTCCGCAACTCTGAGGCGAAGGACAATGTGGTATATGTAGGTCCGATGGGCTGTCTCACGGGTATGTATGTCATCATGACTGGAGAATATACTGTCGAGGATATGCGCCGACTCACCATCGAATGCCTACAGTGGATTCTCACTCAGACCGAAGTGCCCGCCACGCGTCCGGAGGCCTGCGGCAACTACCTGTTGCACGATCTGCCCATGTGCAAATGGGAGAGTGCTCGCTATTTGGACCGTCTGCAGCATGATTTCCACTGCGAATATACAAAACTCCAAATCACCCTTGACGACGGTAAGGTGTTCGCTGACGCTTAG
- the mtnN gene encoding 5'-methylthioadenosine/S-adenosylhomocysteine nucleosidase, with translation MRIGIIVAMDKELRQLQEVFKNSDVLVQKCGIGKVNAALGAQRMINEFHPDCIISSGCAGGNGDDVNIQDVIVSSELCYHDVYCGTAIDENTIYGQVQGLPARYQADSYLLQKSLECREILSSPDKSCGAELNSTLHTGLIVTGDWFVDSKEKMRDIIGHFPEAKAVDMESCAIAQTCYINKVPFISFRIISDLPLKDTDASQYHNFWDNVAERSFQITKTFVEKL, from the coding sequence ATGAGAATAGGCATTATAGTAGCAATGGACAAGGAACTGCGTCAGTTGCAGGAGGTGTTCAAGAATAGTGATGTGCTGGTGCAGAAGTGTGGCATTGGCAAGGTGAATGCTGCTTTAGGCGCTCAGCGAATGATTAACGAGTTCCACCCCGACTGCATCATCAGTAGTGGATGTGCCGGTGGAAATGGTGATGATGTCAATATCCAGGATGTGATTGTCAGCAGCGAGTTGTGCTATCATGATGTGTATTGCGGTACTGCTATTGACGAAAATACTATCTATGGCCAGGTACAGGGCCTGCCCGCCCGTTATCAGGCCGATTCCTATCTTCTTCAGAAAAGCTTAGAGTGTAGAGAGATACTATCCTCACCAGATAAGTCTTGCGGAGCGGAACTGAACTCTACACTTCATACAGGTCTCATCGTGACCGGCGACTGGTTTGTGGATTCTAAGGAGAAGATGCGTGATATTATCGGTCATTTTCCGGAGGCAAAGGCTGTAGATATGGAGTCGTGTGCCATAGCTCAGACTTGTTATATCAATAAGGTGCCGTTCATCTCGTTTCGCATCATCAGCGACCTGCCCTTGAAAGATACCGATGCCTCGCAGTATCATAATTTCTGGGACAACGTAGCTGAGCGTTCATTCCAGATTACAAAAACCTTCGTCGAAAAACTATAG
- the rpsT gene encoding 30S ribosomal protein S20, producing MANHKSSVKRIRQDKKKALHNKYYAKTMRNAVRKLRAMTNKDEAVALYPKVQKMLDKLAKVNIIHKNKAANLKSSLCLHINKLG from the coding sequence ATGGCAAATCACAAATCATCGGTGAAGAGAATTCGCCAGGACAAGAAGAAGGCACTTCACAACAAGTATTATGCAAAGACTATGCGTAACGCAGTTCGCAAGCTTCGCGCAATGACCAATAAGGACGAGGCTGTTGCTCTCTATCCAAAGGTTCAGAAGATGCTGGACAAACTGGCTAAGGTGAATATCATCCACAAGAACAAGGCCGCTAACCTGAAGTCAAGCCTCTGCCTGCACATCAACAAGCTGGGCTAA